The Treponema sp. J25 DNA segment ATCCTCTGACAAGGAGTCTTTTTTCCGCGGTAGGGGGGCTTTTCTCTTTTTTAGTTAAAAATAGGGGGCTTTCTTTGCCCCAGCGCATCTACGCCTTTCCCGGAGCCGCGACATCCCTTTCTCTGCAGCACATACCCCTCTCCCTTATCCGCTTTTCCACGGTGGTTCTTGTGGATGGGTACCTGTTGTCTAAACAAGAGCTCATTCAGGAGATAGTACAGCAGGCAGACAAATTCGGCACCGTCATTGCCATGGATGTGGGGAACACTGCCTTAGTCCAGGAACATGCCCATTTTATCGAAAAGCTCTGTCGTGAACGGCCCCTCATGCTTTTCATGAATGAAGAAGAGGCCCACCACTTCTGTATTCGTCTTAATCCCCGGCTTGGCACCGAGGAACATCCTTCCGAGGAAGAACTCTATGAACCCCTGCGATCTCTTACCCGTCACCATATCTTTCCCATCATAGGGGTAAAACGGGGTGCCCAGGGGGCCCTTATCTTTGCGGGGGGGGAAGAATATCATTCCCGTACGGTGCCTCGCTATCCCCGGGATACCACCGGTGCGGGCGATGCCTTTGCGGCCGGATTTATCGGTGGATGGCTTCGGGGCAAGTCCCTTGCCGAATGCGCCACCCTCGGAAACCAGCTGGCGGGCAAAATCATCAGGGTTTACGGCACTAAGCTCGCATCCCACCCCCTGCGAGAAATAGCTAAAAAACTCCGGTAATGTCCCTCATGAGGGCTCGCTCAAGACCAAGGGTCACCCTTTCCGAAGGGCACCGGGGATAGGGCTATTCCACCCGGCGCCACTACAAGTCTTCCCCCGGGGAAAAGTCTTTACTTCGAGCCCCAAAAGCAGAACAAGGGTTTTCTCCCCGGTACAGTAAGTATGGCGACCAATTCTAATGGAGCAGCACCGCCTCGGCTACCTTTCGGGCATCCGTGGGGCCCAGGAGTTTTTCAATTATGGCGATAGCCCATTCGCCAGCG contains these protein-coding regions:
- a CDS encoding adenosine kinase, encoding MSSSKNVELLGIGNAMVDVFGTISQVKLTEILEQAGQDPHKRHVSWETIQALDAHLSQPLRTAGGGAANTVKLVARLGIPSAFVGAVGTSAPAEAAQQPDPSRFLKAPLTGSEKGPWDEGGQLFEQELREAGVETHLVPGEGPTGMCLILSVTNEGASSFEGTETRRGGKNEGPSLLANPLTRSLFSAVGGLFSFLVKNRGLSLPQRIYAFPGAATSLSLQHIPLSLIRFSTVVLVDGYLLSKQELIQEIVQQADKFGTVIAMDVGNTALVQEHAHFIEKLCRERPLMLFMNEEEAHHFCIRLNPRLGTEEHPSEEELYEPLRSLTRHHIFPIIGVKRGAQGALIFAGGEEYHSRTVPRYPRDTTGAGDAFAAGFIGGWLRGKSLAECATLGNQLAGKIIRVYGTKLASHPLREIAKKLR